ATGAATATACTgcagaattccattcattcataTGGAGGGCATCTTCTTCTGGGTAGGGCCACTATGGCTGAGTGGTGGCTTCAAAGCCTTTTGCTGGCCACTACATAGCATCATCAATcaagagtttatatacatcattggttgGTTAAGTCAAAGCACTGATGTTTTtgactagcattagcgcaattgctaactagTGTTGCTAGCTATCGCAATTGCTAACTTGTGTTGCTAGCTATCGCAATTGCTAACTAGTGTTGCTAGCtagcgcaattgctaactagcgcaatgactggaagtctatgggtagcttgaagtatccctttaaggcaTACAGTAGCCAGCAGATTATCTTGCTCACTGCCCTATCAACTCATTCCCCTTATCTAAAGGGAAATTAAGATTGTAGAGTAGCAGTTTATCAACGTTCATACAAACAGGCTCTAATgcaaataaataataaattaaACAGATGTTTATATCAACTACTTATTAAGAATAATGTAATCCGATAGGTTACGTGTAGGGCCAGATATGTCCTAACCTGTAAATGACCAGGAAAAACTACAGTGGAGAGAAGAAGGGCCCGGCCCTATTCATGTGTGCTCTCTTCGTGTCATTTACAGACGGCATTTTCATCATTTGCAGTTTCCAACTGTGATCTCTGTCTCCCAGCTGAGCCTATTAGCCGATGAACAGATGGTGGCTACAGTCAATATTACATGAGGACATTTTCATATTCACATTAGGAGGCAGTGTGATCAGTCTGTCCTGAGATTCACAAGATGGAGTGTTGATTAAAAAAGGAAAGTGTGAGAGTGATGGAAGACAGAGAAGACTGAAAATGGTGCATAATTAAATCCCATTCTCTTGTGTGTATTCCATCATTGTCAGCTCTGGTCTCACGCACACACCCTCCAAGGGACCATGATGCAGTATGTACTTCATCCAACATCATCATTGTCATGCCATACATGTAGGCTTTAGCGGATAGATGGAACCTAATTTCACATGCCAGACTCTACAGCTAAAGCTTATAGTAGGTGGTTGAAGTTGCACACATCTGGTTCTGCCAGATTAGATGTGGCCAGGCTACAGAACAGCCTTTTCCCCACTCCCAATAAACCTTCATGTCAATGAGTTGTCTTGGATATGCTATTATGGCCCTGTGTATCAAGCAAAAGGTTAAGGGGATCTATCCCTAAGAAAACTCCATGTCACTTTAAATGTCTTATTATAATCTCATCTTTCATGTATTAAATCAAAAGCATTAGCAAACTTCCtggatacagatgtaggatctgtaTTGGAGCCAgtttcctgcagcaacaggaaatgtgaattattatgtggattataactaATGGAATTTTGTTTAGGGGTTGATACCGTTTttataagggaaaatcaagtttgaaatttcaaagtggaaattacagacTTTAGAACCCTTTTTAAatctcaaatacactacacattTATCCTGCaaaagggtgatcaaattaagatcctatattTGTAAGTTCCTCTGTTTTCACAAAGGAGCCATTGTGTTACACAGCCTTACAGTCATTCACTGTCACTCTGTCGCGAGGTGTCTGAAACATGATATTAATCTCCTCCAGGGGTGGAGTGTGTTTTTTGCCACCACTGGGCTGTGGAAACTCTTACAGAGAAATACAGGTCAAAGGCTGATGCAGCTGCAGTGTAGGTGGTTTAAAAAGAATAATAAGTCTATGGTGGATTGGATTGGCTGACAGAAATGAAACAGTTACTTTGACAGGAagtgtctgctgctgtgtgtggAGATCTGTTactcagagagtgtgtgtgtgtgtgtgtgtgtgtgtgtgtgtgagtgtgagtgtgtgtgagtttgaCCACATCATGAACTAAGCCGGTAGACAAAGTCTGCAGTCACAACGTTTATAGGTGAATCAGGAGTAGGAGTCTACTCTGGCATGCCTGCCACACACGGCAAGTAGGTATAGGCAGATAGGAATGTCACTACAAAAAGAATCAGCATAAGCTAAATTATTCCATTCCATATTTGCTTAAATTTGATCATTGTTAACCATATTATTTATAGCATTACTACATTTACAGCATTACCCCCCCATTCTAGTGTCTTGTAAATGTATCATAATGCTCATTATAGACCAGGGATTGGCACCTCCGCCGCCAGTTGACCATCCCTGGTCTATAATAGGATTATGATACACTTACATGACACTTCAACATTCTATGGCAACCATGTTAGCTCCCCATTAACACTGCATGGGGAATATTTAAACCATGCTATGAATGTCTAGAATATTTAAAATTCTAAAAGTTGGCCTCTAAATATAAGGCCCTGtttgcagtggaggctgctgaggggaggacagctcataaaaAAATCCAtctggaatggagcaaatggaacaatggtttccatgtgtttgatgttttTAATACAATTCCACtgactccgttccagccattaccatgagcccattCTCCCCAATTATGGTGCCACCAACTTCCTGTGCCTGGTTGGTCCTTGTCCATACCCTGCTGCCTCTGCCCTTTGCAGGGAGCACTCTATAGGGAGGGAGGAATGTCAATGCCCCCATTACTTGATGTCCCACCTTTGACATTCTTCTTTCTTAATCCTCATGTTGCAAGTTCCTTGTCCTTGCTAACCAAAGGCCAAACCATATCACAAAGTTCAATGATTGACAGAAGCTCATTATGGAAAGTTTAAATGTCTTGAATTGATTGCACTGGTTAATGTGTAGAATGTTTGAAGAAATGATTATAGTAACATCCACGTGCCTCAGAGCCTGTTTGAAAGCTCCTCCACTGGTCACGGGAAAGGACCTATAACAATTCCTGTACAGATTCATGTTATGTAATTGATATCCAAAAGGGACCAAGTTGTTTCATTTGTCTGGGACCaagatggggctggttttcttttatgtaatccgtgattgtctatagaccctgccacttacgtctcgtgtttgagctgttgaattgcaactctactttgtctctatactgacacttagcttgtttgattgccttgcggagggaaaaaCTACAccgtttgtattcggtcatgtttccagtcgccttgccatgattaagtgcggtggttcgcactttcagttttgcgtgaatgctgccatcagtccacagtttctggttagggaagatTTTAATAGTCAcaatgggtacaacatctccaatccacttcctaataaactcactcacagaatcagcgtatacgtcaatgttattgtctgaggctacatggaacatatcccagtcaatgtgattgaagcaatcttgaagcatggaatccgattagtcagaccagcgttggatagacctaagcacgggcgcttcctgttttagtttctgcctataggagagGAGCAAAAACATGGAGTCACGGTCATATTTGCCAAAGGCAGGGCATTgcatgcatcgcggaagttagagtagcagtggtccagtGTTTTGCTCGAGTGGGTACAACAATCAATGTGCTGGTAGAATTTAGGTAGCAttgttctcaaattagctttgttaaaacctgttagggatgatgtgaattttcgcagctttttgtaaaaaatcgcgcaacatttcaacgtcctgctactcatgccaggaatatagtatatgcatatgataagtatgtgtgtatagaaaacactctgaagtctctaaaactggttaaatcgtgtctgtggctataacagaacgtgtttaggagtaaaaatcccagggaaaactgttcaccaaaaacacaaaaaaaatattcatccgccagtcaatgtattgtctaaggcgacAGAAAATAAATGAGGTTCCCAGTaaaatgcctacagcttccacacgatgtcgccagtactggcatttcgtggctgctttatccttggttagatgacgtataggcacttcctgtcttggggcgcaccgcaggatgttatgaaagtgaaaacatggacgatgatttcaagacttgctgctatcgaatacagatcgccccgtgatcaatttgatagattattaacgtttattaatacctaaagttggtttagaaaagtagtttgaagtgatttgtaaaagtttataggcaacttttgtcattttaaaaatgatgttgcgtcttgtaaaggggaatattcctggatcagaccggccttcagaaaatgacattttgggtatacaatgactgatttaatcgggaaaaagacccaattgtgatgtttatgggatatataggagtgccaacaaagaagctcgtcaaaggtaatgaatgttttatattttatttctgcgttttgtgtagcgccggctaccgcaaaatctgttgtttagGTGTCGTTCAGCTAttttggggggtgcatgctatcagataatagcttctcatgctttcgccgaaaagcattttacaaatctgacttggtggctagattcacaacgagtgtagctttaattcagtaccttgcatgtgtgttttaatgaaagtttgagttttatcgaaaactataggtggcgctctgaaatttccgctgattgatgttcctgCACAGGGACTATATGCCGCATCATCCCTAAGAGGtcttaaaatccccagctacaataaatgcagcgtcaggatatatggtttccagtttacatagagtccagtgaagttctttcagggccgtcgaggtatctgcttggggggatatacacagctgtgactataatcgaagagaattctcttgggagataatgctgtctgcatttgattgtaaggaattctaggtcaggtgaacaaaaggacttgagttcctgtatgttgttatgattacaccatgagtcgttaatcatgcgGCATacaccccgcccttcttcttaccagagatgtttgtttctgtcggcacgaCACAGGAAGAAAcccggtggctgtaccgactctgacaacgtatcccgagtgagccatgtttccgtgaaacagagaatgttacaatctgtgatgtctctctggaaggcaactcgtgccctaatttcatccaccttgttatctagagtctggacattagcgagtaatatgctcggaagcggtggatggtgtgctcgccttctaagtctgaccaggaggccgctccgtctgcctctcctgcGGCGATGACGTTGTTTTGGATCGTCCTCTGGGATTAGATCCaatgtccagggtggaggtccgaacaaaggatccacttcaggaaagtcgtattcctggtcgtaatgttggtaagttaaCGTCACtcatatccaatagttcttcccagctgtatgtaataacacttaagattttctgggctaacactgtaagaaataatacattaaaactaTTTATTGCATAGTATCCTAAGGACTTGAAgagaggcggccatctctgtcggcaccaTCTTGCTACACaagctgggtgcgcaattacgcaggtactttcccgaaacagacgacacaaacaactggattcgttatccctttcatgccctgcctccagtccacttaccgatatctgaacaagagagcctcatcgaaattgcaacaagtggttctgtgaaaattgtatttaatcagaagccactgccagatttttGGATAGGGCTGAgctcagagtttcttgccttggcaatTCGCACTGTTAAGttactgatgccctttgcaaccacgcacctatgtgagagtggattctcggccctcactagcatgaaaactaaatacatgcacagactgtgtgtgcaaaattatttaagactgagactctctccaatacaacccaacattgcatagttatgtgcatcctttcaagcacacccttctcattaacctgtggtgagttattcaccatttttgatgaacaaataaggtgtTATATGTAAGATGACTAAACAAAGAgtaaaatgattgattattattatattattatttgtgccctggtcctataggagctctttgtcacttcccatgagccgggttgtgacaactCATTCTTATgtgtaataaatgtattgtatagtgtgtgtgtggcaggtttacaatgatggcaaaaaacaacatttgagagagcgctgaccctggtgctagagggggtacgcagctggaggttgaatgtttgaaggggtacgggactataaaaagccTCAGACGACCACTGCCTCAGACGAAACAATATTGATTCTGCATTTAATAAATCAGTAGTAAGCTTTAGGCTGTTTAGTCCAGGGGTGCCAGACAGGGGTCTAGGGTTGCCAGACAGGGGCCTAGTCTAGCCGTGCCAGATAAGGCTTTAGGGGTGCCAGATAGGGGCCTAGTCTAGGGGTGCCAGATAGGGGTCTAGTCTAGCCGTGCCAGATAGGGACCTAGTCTAGGGGTGCCAGATAGGGACCTAGTCTAGCCGTGCCAGATAGGGACCTAGTCTAGGGGTGCCAGATAGGGGTCTAGTCTAGCCGTGCCAGATAGGGACCTAGTCTAGGGGTGCCAGATAGGGGTCTAGTCTAGCCGTGCCAGATAGGGACCTAGTCTAGGGGTGCCTGAGAACCTGCCCCTTTGCCCTCCTATGAAGAAAGTGCCCTTGCAGTTTTATTTGATGAATTTATTAATGCCACTAAGTTCATGTCAAATTCACAGAACCCCCTTTACAGTGTATATGTAGTTAATTCATATTTAAGCCAGATAGCTAACAATGGAATTAATGTAGGATAGAGACTCATCCCAGGCTATGTTCCAATATCCACACTAGTCTTCTGATGAACCACTAACCTGTTCAGAGGtaatgtgtgtgggggtgtgccAGACACCCCTAACCTCCAACCCATCCTGCTAGTCTGAGACCATTATTCCCTATCActgtgtctgtgtcccaaatgcattccctatgtagtgcactataaagggaatatggtgttgttgagcactatatagagaatatggtGTGATTTGGGGGACACACCATCCATTGGCCTTACATGCAGCTTTCTCCTTGCATTCACTCTCTCAGCTGTCAGACTCATGGGAGGTTCAGCTCAATTGATGACCTTGTTTATTCTGTTCAATATTCCCAGATAATTAAATGGTGGGGAGATTGATTCAAGCCGTTACATTAGATGAATCTCTGACATTTCAGCCGTTCCAGATTCAATTACAGTCTGTGAACAACATGCCCATCAAGAAGCAGCACTCGAGCGTGTAacactcccccctcctctccaccacaggGGAGCTGTCAGAGGGGTGGcgcccccctcctctccaccacaggGGAGCTGTCAGAGGGGtggctcccccctcctctccaccacaggGGAGCTGTCAGAGGGGTGGcgcccccctcctctccaccacaggGGAGCTGTCAGAGGGGTGGcgcccccctcctctccaccacaggGGAGCTGTCAGAGGGGTGGcgcccccctcctctccaccacaggGGAGTTGTCAGAGGGGTGGcgccccctcctctccaccacaggGGAGTTGTCAGAGGGGTGGCGCCCCCTCACCACAGGGTAGGGGGTGGCGCCCCTGCTCTCCACCACAGGGTAGGTCAGAGGGGTGGCGCCCCCTCTCCACCACAGGGTAGTTGTCAGAGGGGtggctccccctcctctccaccacaggGGGGAGTTGTCAGAGGGGTGGcgcccccctcctctccaccacaggGGAGTTGTCAGAGGGGTGGcgcccccctcctctccaccacaggGGAGTTGTCAGAGGGGTGGcgcccccctcctctccaccacaggGGAGTTGTCAGAGGGGTGGcgcccccctcctctccaccacaggGGAGTTGTCAGAGGGGTggcaccccctcctctccaccacaggGGAGTTGTCAGAGGGGTggcaccccctcctctccaccacaggGGAGTTGTCAGAGGGGtggctcccccctcctctccaccacaggGGAGTTGTCAGAGGGGTGGcgcccccctcctctccaccacaggGGAGTTGTCAGAGGGGTggcaccccctcctctccaccacaggGGAGTTGTCAGAGGGGTggcaccccctcctctccaccacaggGGAGTTGTCAGAGGGGTggcacccccctcctctccaccacaggGGAGTTGTCAGAGGGGTggcaccccctcctctccaccacaggGGAGTTGTCAGAGGGGTggcaccccctcctctccaccacaggGGAGTTGTCAGAGGGGTggcaccccctcctctccaccacaggGGAGTTGTCAGAGGGGtggctccccctcctctccaccacaggGGAGTTGTCAGAGGGGtggctcccccctcctctccaccacaggGTAGTTGTCAGAGGGGTggcacccccctcctctccaccacaggGGAGTTG
This genomic window from Oncorhynchus nerka isolate Pitt River linkage group LG2, Oner_Uvic_2.0, whole genome shotgun sequence contains:
- the LOC135572522 gene encoding proline-rich protein 2-like; translated protein: MLGSCQRGGAPLLSTTGELSEGWLPPPLHHRGAVRGVAPPSSPPQGSCQRGGAPLLSTTGELSEGWRPPPLHHRGVVRGVAPPPLHHRGVVRGVAPPHHRVGGGAPALHHRVGQRGGAPSPPQGSCQRGGSPSSPPQGGVVRGVAPPSSPPQGSCQRGGAPLLSTTGELSEGWRPPPLHHRGVVRGVAPPSSPPQGSCQRGGTPSSPPQGSCQRGGTPSSPPQGSCQRGGSPLLSTTGELSEGWRPPPLHHRGVVRGVAPPPLHHRGVVRGVAPPPLHHRGVVRGVAPPSSPPQGSCQRGGTPSSPPQGSCQRGGTPSSPPQGSCQRGGTPSSPPQGSCQRGGSPSSPPQGSCQRGGSPLLSTTG